The proteins below come from a single Saccharopolyspora sp. SCSIO 74807 genomic window:
- a CDS encoding transglycosylase domain-containing protein, which produces MNDERDDPARGRHSRQPEGRNPGPPEDRDTPPTARQQGPRSQGPPPGPPPGQGGAPQGPPPNQQPPQSGRPAGPPPGQGGAPQRPPQGPPAGQQGPQQGQPQRPGQQGPGQQGAGQQGPPPGPPPGQGPRAGDGAGRSRQGEQPQWPGEGAQSGPDTVRNGPSGQQRSGSAPESPQETTGAWTPSFDDDDDDGASGSRGDSAEGRKLDLPTSFAQQPPPPREQAGGRQAPPGAGQRPQPPQQPPNAQQPNPQQPPQQPGEQGTQQVGPQQRPGQQPTRQGPPPPPGGQQGTRQVPPTGRPPQDPGERPTANIPQTPGNARDGGSNRGSRGGAAAAGGVVGGVAGAAAAGGAAAAAGAGSGAAGGAAGAAGAAGGAGGSMREPELLTHESRAAGYNYYSDSSYSDGGRYDDYDDFDDGYSDGAYADGPYDDDPDGLFPDDEMSASKAKRKVIWRRIRRGCYVAAAAMLLLGIGTFAWGYTMWEVPNPEKIASETQQTITINYANGQEMTRVEPEGGGTTMIRDLRKEVAKPMLDATVAAEDASFYSNPGFSIRGIAGAVFNQFVGGQGGGSTLTQQYVKLALDQDEYSITRKVKEVVIAYKVTNQQSKDDILKAYMNTAYYGRGARGIHDAAEAYFGKLPSELNPSEAAVLAGMVQRPYDNDPRADKEQAQSRWEYVAGQMLANKFVSKAERDAMQLPETRPRDAWTSKGDGSSHLHVRKQVLAELEREGYDQQALSLGGYTITTNIDPNAQRAAEEAVQRTLQGQPQNLHTTLAAVEPKTGNVRAYYGGGDNVFFDYAGSPQPPGSSFKPFVAAAGLKKGYGLGETYDGSNNQMIAGTKFSNAEGSTCDDPKNCGVREAMNESVNTVFVNMAVRFGPPSVREAAIDAGIPAQFSGKPSLQNADGTIDSGIALGAYPVRTIDMASAYGTFANDGKRVQPRFVQKVENSVKSETFSSPPPQPAFDKDGEKSKNIAANVIESMLGVAEHSKLPLDRNRPVASKTGTHQFAETGDNQNAWMIGTTPQLSTAVGMLADENGKPVAVRDKTGKSFYGSGLPGDVWQEFMNAYHKNLPVEQFPKPTPIGQYQVKPPPPPPAPSTTAPPPTTSSLPPTTSSLPPTSSESETSESETESSRPGPGSGCGLFGCPGGGNDSPGGDDGGAGMPNGVAPTRGRDGE; this is translated from the coding sequence GTGAACGACGAGCGTGACGACCCGGCTCGTGGCCGCCACTCCCGGCAGCCCGAAGGTCGCAACCCCGGTCCCCCCGAAGACCGGGACACGCCCCCCACGGCCCGGCAGCAGGGTCCGCGGTCGCAAGGACCACCGCCGGGGCCGCCCCCCGGGCAGGGTGGTGCGCCGCAGGGGCCGCCGCCGAACCAGCAGCCGCCGCAGTCCGGCAGGCCCGCCGGTCCGCCGCCCGGGCAGGGCGGCGCTCCGCAGCGTCCGCCGCAGGGTCCGCCTGCTGGGCAGCAGGGCCCGCAGCAAGGCCAGCCGCAGCGGCCCGGTCAGCAGGGGCCCGGTCAGCAGGGAGCCGGTCAGCAAGGACCGCCGCCCGGACCGCCGCCGGGGCAAGGGCCGCGCGCAGGAGATGGTGCGGGCCGTTCCCGGCAGGGCGAACAGCCGCAGTGGCCCGGTGAAGGAGCGCAGTCCGGGCCGGACACCGTGCGCAACGGTCCGTCCGGCCAGCAGCGCTCGGGTTCGGCTCCGGAGTCGCCGCAGGAGACGACCGGCGCGTGGACTCCGTCGTTCGACGATGACGACGACGATGGCGCCTCGGGTTCGCGCGGCGATTCGGCGGAGGGGCGCAAGCTCGACTTACCGACGTCGTTCGCCCAGCAGCCGCCGCCTCCGCGGGAGCAGGCCGGTGGCAGGCAGGCGCCGCCCGGTGCGGGTCAGCGTCCGCAGCCGCCCCAGCAGCCGCCGAACGCCCAGCAGCCGAATCCGCAGCAGCCCCCGCAGCAGCCCGGCGAGCAGGGCACTCAGCAGGTGGGTCCGCAGCAGCGCCCCGGTCAGCAGCCGACCCGGCAGGGCCCCCCTCCGCCCCCGGGCGGCCAGCAGGGCACCCGCCAGGTGCCGCCGACCGGTAGGCCGCCGCAGGATCCGGGCGAACGGCCAACCGCGAACATTCCGCAAACTCCCGGCAACGCCCGGGACGGCGGTTCGAACCGGGGATCGCGGGGTGGTGCCGCAGCCGCCGGTGGCGTCGTCGGTGGAGTAGCCGGCGCCGCTGCGGCCGGCGGTGCCGCGGCCGCAGCCGGTGCGGGCTCCGGCGCGGCGGGCGGTGCGGCCGGTGCAGCGGGCGCGGCGGGCGGCGCGGGCGGTTCCATGCGCGAGCCGGAGCTGCTCACCCACGAATCCCGTGCCGCCGGGTACAACTACTACTCGGACAGCTCTTATTCGGACGGCGGGCGCTACGACGACTACGACGACTTCGACGACGGGTATTCGGATGGCGCCTACGCGGACGGCCCGTACGACGACGATCCGGACGGTCTCTTCCCGGACGACGAGATGAGCGCCAGCAAGGCCAAGCGCAAGGTGATCTGGCGCCGGATACGCCGCGGCTGCTACGTGGCCGCGGCCGCGATGCTGCTGCTTGGCATCGGCACCTTCGCCTGGGGCTACACCATGTGGGAGGTCCCGAACCCGGAGAAGATCGCCAGTGAGACCCAGCAGACCATCACGATCAATTACGCCAACGGCCAAGAGATGACCCGCGTGGAGCCCGAGGGCGGCGGGACGACGATGATCCGCGACCTGCGCAAAGAAGTGGCGAAACCGATGCTCGACGCCACCGTCGCAGCCGAGGACGCGTCCTTCTACAGCAACCCCGGGTTCTCCATCAGGGGGATCGCCGGCGCGGTGTTCAACCAGTTCGTCGGTGGCCAGGGCGGCGGTTCCACGCTGACTCAGCAGTACGTCAAGCTCGCGCTGGACCAGGACGAGTACTCGATCACGCGCAAGGTGAAGGAAGTCGTCATCGCCTACAAGGTGACGAACCAGCAGAGCAAGGACGACATCCTCAAGGCTTACATGAACACCGCCTACTACGGGCGGGGCGCGCGGGGCATCCACGACGCTGCTGAGGCGTACTTCGGCAAGCTGCCCTCGGAGCTCAATCCGAGTGAGGCCGCAGTGCTCGCCGGCATGGTGCAGCGTCCTTACGACAACGACCCGCGCGCGGACAAGGAACAGGCGCAGAGCCGCTGGGAGTACGTGGCCGGGCAGATGCTGGCGAACAAGTTCGTCAGCAAGGCCGAACGCGACGCGATGCAATTGCCCGAGACCCGTCCGCGCGACGCGTGGACCAGCAAGGGCGACGGCAGCTCCCACCTGCACGTCCGCAAGCAGGTCCTCGCGGAGCTCGAACGGGAGGGTTACGACCAGCAGGCGCTGTCCCTCGGCGGCTACACGATCACCACGAACATCGATCCCAACGCGCAGCGGGCCGCGGAGGAAGCCGTCCAGCGCACCTTGCAGGGCCAGCCCCAGAACCTGCACACCACGCTCGCAGCGGTCGAGCCGAAGACCGGCAACGTGCGCGCCTACTACGGCGGCGGTGACAACGTCTTCTTCGACTACGCCGGTTCGCCGCAGCCGCCGGGTTCGTCGTTCAAGCCGTTCGTCGCGGCCGCGGGCCTGAAGAAGGGCTACGGCCTGGGCGAGACCTACGACGGCAGCAACAACCAGATGATCGCCGGTACGAAGTTCTCCAACGCCGAAGGCTCGACCTGCGACGACCCCAAGAACTGCGGCGTCCGCGAAGCGATGAACGAGTCGGTGAACACCGTGTTCGTCAACATGGCGGTGCGGTTCGGACCGCCCTCGGTCCGCGAAGCCGCGATCGACGCGGGCATCCCGGCCCAGTTCAGCGGCAAGCCGAGCCTGCAGAACGCGGACGGCACCATCGACTCCGGTATCGCCCTGGGTGCCTACCCGGTGCGCACCATCGACATGGCCTCCGCATATGGCACCTTCGCCAACGACGGCAAACGGGTGCAGCCGAGGTTCGTGCAGAAGGTCGAGAACTCCGTGAAGTCGGAGACCTTCTCGTCCCCGCCGCCGCAGCCCGCGTTCGACAAGGACGGCGAGAAGTCCAAGAACATCGCCGCGAACGTCATCGAGTCGATGCTCGGGGTGGCCGAGCACTCCAAGCTGCCGCTGGACCGCAACCGGCCGGTGGCGTCGAAGACCGGTACCCACCAGTTCGCCGAGACCGGTGACAACCAGAACGCGTGGATGATCGGCACCACGCCGCAGTTGTCCACCGCGGTCGGGATGCTCGCGGACGAGAACGGCAAGCCCGTTGCGGTGCGGGACAAGACCGGCAAGTCGTTCTACGGCAGCGGACTGCCAGGTGACGTCTGGCAGGAGTTCATGAACGCCTACCACAAGAACCTGCCGGTGGAGCAGTTCCCGAAGCCGACGCCGATCGGCCAGTACCAGGTGAAGCCGCCGCCACCGCCGCCGGCGCCGTCCACCACGGCACCGCCGCCGACCACGTCCTCGTTGCCGCCGACAACGTCTTCGCTGCCGCCCACGAGCAGCGAGAGCGAGACGTCGGAGAGCGAGACCGAGTCGTCGCGGCCCGGTCCCGGCTCCGGCTGCGGCCTGTTCGGCTGCCCCGGTGGCGGGAACGACAGCCCGGGCGGCGACGACGGCGGCGCGGGGATGCCGAACGGCGTGGCCCCGACCCGGGGACGCGACGGCGAATGA
- a CDS encoding glycosyltransferase 87 family protein has protein sequence MSTKPEHAGTELEEPVKVSAAVDGESLDAADRVAPSWTEPVAAAAARPFGGRMGRHAQVGRQWFWTPLRVVLLLAMVTLSAAYLFKAPCLQTYDTSQGPQLDWRHGKQYTAMCYSDVIPRFGMGDLAPDGVFPYKTPWTQSPGATQPDRYMEYPVVTGVFQWVNAKIADGWSTLAGLGWLPSALITVVYFNVTAFWLTAAWLSTAWAVLLLGGRRPWDSALVALSPLAFVHAFTNFDALAVALATGGLLAWSRRRPGWAGALIGLGAAAKLYPLLLLGPLLVLCLRSGRLRDGGRVLLSTAVAWLIVNVPILALYPRGWSEFYRLNGSRSADPDSLYNVLYHYTGWAGFDGPLAAGQVPVVLNAVSLGVFALACAGIAWLALAAPVRPRLVQLCFLVVAVFLLTNKVWSPQYSLWLVPLAVLAVPRWRWLLSWMIADAALWAPRMYYYLGTGNKGLPEGWFLGAVLVRDALVIALCVLVVREILRPKTDRVRTSLEPAGAHERPAVHDPSGGVLDDAPDRFTLPWPHRLTKRLSEGARAAVGGPAPFK, from the coding sequence GTGTCCACGAAGCCCGAGCACGCCGGCACCGAGCTTGAGGAGCCCGTAAAGGTGAGCGCGGCCGTGGACGGCGAGTCGCTGGACGCCGCGGACCGGGTCGCGCCGAGTTGGACCGAACCCGTCGCGGCCGCGGCCGCGCGGCCGTTCGGCGGCCGGATGGGCAGGCACGCGCAGGTCGGCAGGCAGTGGTTCTGGACGCCGCTGCGGGTGGTGCTGCTGCTGGCGATGGTGACGCTCTCGGCGGCCTACCTGTTCAAAGCGCCGTGCCTGCAGACTTACGACACGTCGCAGGGTCCGCAGCTGGACTGGCGGCACGGCAAGCAGTACACGGCGATGTGCTATTCGGACGTCATCCCCCGGTTCGGCATGGGCGATCTCGCCCCGGACGGGGTGTTCCCGTACAAGACGCCGTGGACGCAGAGCCCCGGGGCGACCCAGCCGGACCGGTACATGGAGTACCCGGTGGTCACCGGCGTCTTCCAGTGGGTCAACGCGAAGATCGCCGACGGCTGGTCGACGCTGGCCGGACTCGGCTGGCTGCCTTCCGCGCTGATCACCGTCGTGTACTTCAACGTCACCGCGTTCTGGCTCACCGCGGCGTGGCTGAGCACGGCGTGGGCGGTGCTGCTGCTGGGCGGGCGACGACCGTGGGATTCGGCGCTGGTGGCGTTGTCACCGCTGGCGTTCGTGCACGCCTTCACCAACTTCGACGCGCTCGCCGTCGCGCTCGCGACCGGCGGGTTGCTCGCGTGGTCGCGGCGACGACCGGGTTGGGCCGGGGCGCTGATCGGGCTGGGCGCCGCGGCGAAGCTCTATCCGCTCCTGCTGCTCGGGCCGCTGCTGGTGCTGTGCCTGCGTTCCGGGAGGTTGCGGGACGGCGGACGAGTGCTGCTCTCGACCGCGGTGGCCTGGCTGATCGTGAACGTGCCGATCTTGGCGCTGTACCCGAGGGGCTGGAGCGAGTTCTACCGGCTCAACGGCAGCAGGTCTGCGGACCCGGACTCGCTGTACAACGTGCTGTACCACTACACCGGCTGGGCCGGGTTCGACGGTCCGCTGGCCGCCGGCCAGGTGCCGGTGGTGCTCAACGCGGTCTCGCTCGGCGTGTTCGCCCTCGCCTGCGCGGGAATCGCCTGGCTCGCGCTGGCCGCGCCGGTGCGCCCGCGGCTGGTGCAGCTGTGCTTCCTGGTCGTGGCGGTGTTCCTGCTGACCAACAAGGTGTGGAGCCCGCAGTACTCGCTGTGGCTGGTGCCGCTGGCGGTGCTGGCGGTGCCGCGCTGGCGGTGGCTGCTGAGCTGGATGATCGCCGATGCGGCGCTGTGGGCACCGCGGATGTACTACTACCTCGGCACCGGCAACAAGGGACTGCCGGAAGGCTGGTTCCTCGGCGCCGTGCTGGTGCGGGACGCGCTGGTGATCGCGCTGTGCGTGCTGGTGGTGCGGGAGATCCTGCGCCCGAAGACGGATCGGGTGCGTACCTCGCTCGAACCCGCGGGCGCGCACGAGCGTCCGGCCGTGCACGACCCGTCCGGTGGCGTGCTCGACGACGCACCGGACCGGTTCACGCTGCCGTGGCCGCATCGCCTGACGAAGCGGCTGTCCGAAGGGGCGCGCGCCGCCGTCGGCGGTCCCGCGCCGTTCAAGTGA
- a CDS encoding deoxyribonuclease IV, with translation MRIGAHVRDDDPLTAATERGAEVVQFFLSEPQGWKAPKPHPQAAQLRDSELAVFVHSPYVINVASLNNRIRIPSRKAVTQQAKAAAEVGAQGLVVHGGHVTKDDDPAEGIANWRKLFERQAAEGGFEVPVLIENTAGGANAMARRFDVLARLWDAVGEFGAGFCLDTCHAHAAGEDLPGIVERVKAITGRIDLVHLNDSRDGFGSSRDRHANIGAGEIDPDVLAEVCRSAGAPVVVETPGEGQAADIEFLRSKVGG, from the coding sequence ATGCGCATCGGGGCCCACGTCCGCGACGACGACCCGCTGACCGCCGCCACCGAGCGGGGTGCGGAGGTCGTGCAGTTCTTCCTGTCCGAGCCGCAGGGCTGGAAAGCCCCGAAGCCGCACCCGCAGGCCGCCCAGCTGCGGGACAGCGAACTCGCGGTGTTCGTGCACTCCCCGTACGTCATCAACGTCGCCTCGCTGAACAACCGCATCCGCATCCCGTCCCGCAAGGCGGTCACCCAGCAGGCCAAGGCAGCGGCCGAAGTCGGCGCGCAGGGCCTGGTCGTGCACGGCGGGCACGTGACCAAGGACGACGACCCGGCCGAAGGCATCGCGAACTGGCGCAAGCTGTTCGAGCGGCAGGCCGCCGAAGGCGGGTTCGAAGTCCCGGTGCTGATCGAGAACACCGCGGGCGGGGCGAACGCGATGGCCCGCCGGTTCGACGTGCTGGCCCGGTTGTGGGACGCCGTCGGCGAGTTCGGCGCCGGGTTCTGCCTGGACACCTGCCACGCGCACGCGGCGGGGGAGGACCTGCCCGGCATCGTCGAGCGGGTCAAGGCGATCACCGGGCGGATCGACCTGGTGCACCTGAACGACTCGCGGGACGGTTTCGGCTCCTCGCGGGACCGGCACGCGAACATCGGTGCGGGCGAGATCGACCCGGACGTGCTGGCCGAGGTGTGCCGCAGCGCCGGTGCGCCGGTCGTGGTGGAGACGCCGGGCGAGGGGCAGGCCGCGGACATCGAGTTCCTGCGGAGCAAGGTCGGCGGCTGA
- the rpsF gene encoding 30S ribosomal protein S6, with the protein MRHYELMVILDPSLDERNVPQSLENFLKVIRNDGGSIEKLEVWGRRRLSYEIDKHAEGIYVVLDINSESASIKELDRQLNLNENVLRTKVLRRVVEPRKAARVARAAAKANKQTASA; encoded by the coding sequence ATGCGTCATTACGAGCTCATGGTCATCCTCGACCCGAGCCTGGACGAGCGCAACGTGCCGCAGTCCCTGGAGAACTTCCTCAAGGTCATCCGCAACGATGGCGGCAGCATCGAGAAGCTCGAAGTCTGGGGCCGTCGCCGGCTCTCCTACGAGATCGACAAGCACGCCGAGGGCATCTACGTCGTGCTGGACATCAACAGCGAGTCCGCCTCGATCAAGGAGCTGGACCGCCAGCTCAACCTGAACGAGAACGTGCTGCGCACCAAGGTGCTGCGGCGCGTGGTCGAGCCGCGCAAGGCCGCCCGCGTCGCCCGCGCCGCGGCGAAGGCGAACAAGCAGACCGCCTCGGCCTGA
- a CDS encoding single-stranded DNA-binding protein translates to MAGETVITVVGNLTADPELRFTPSGAAVANFTIASTPRTFDRQSGEWKDQEALFMRCNIWRQAAENVAETLTRGMRVVAQGRLRQRSFETKEGEKRTVVELEVDEIGPSLKYATAKVNKISRGGGGGGFGGGGGSSAPADDPWGSAPPAGSGGGFNDEPPF, encoded by the coding sequence ATGGCCGGTGAAACGGTAATCACGGTGGTCGGCAACCTCACCGCCGATCCGGAACTGCGCTTCACGCCCTCCGGTGCCGCGGTCGCGAACTTCACGATCGCCTCCACACCGCGGACCTTCGACCGCCAGAGCGGCGAGTGGAAGGACCAGGAAGCGCTGTTCATGCGCTGCAACATCTGGCGGCAGGCGGCGGAGAACGTGGCCGAGACGCTGACCCGCGGGATGCGGGTCGTCGCGCAGGGCCGGTTGCGCCAGCGCTCCTTCGAGACGAAGGAAGGCGAGAAGCGCACGGTCGTGGAGCTGGAGGTCGACGAGATCGGGCCGTCGCTGAAGTACGCGACCGCCAAGGTGAACAAGATCAGCCGCGGCGGCGGTGGCGGTGGTTTCGGCGGTGGCGGCGGTTCTTCCGCGCCCGCCGACGACCCGTGGGGCTCGGCCCCGCCCGCCGGTTCCGGCGGCGGGTTCAACGACGAGCCGCCGTTCTGA
- the rpsR gene encoding 30S ribosomal protein S18, which yields MAKAPVRKPKKKVCAFCKDRAAQSIDYKDTTLLRKYISDRGKIRARRVTGNCSQHQRDVAIAVKNAREMALLPYTSTAR from the coding sequence ATGGCCAAGGCGCCGGTGCGCAAGCCGAAGAAGAAGGTCTGCGCGTTCTGCAAGGACCGCGCCGCGCAGAGCATCGACTACAAGGACACGACGCTGCTGCGCAAGTACATCTCCGACCGCGGCAAGATCCGCGCTCGTCGGGTGACCGGCAACTGCAGCCAGCACCAGCGCGACGTCGCCATCGCGGTGAAGAACGCCCGCGAGATGGCGCTGCTGCCCTACACCTCGACCGCCCGCTGA
- the rplI gene encoding 50S ribosomal protein L9, giving the protein MKIILTADVTGLGESGDIVEVRDGYGRNYLLPRNLAIVATKGAQKQVETIRRTQEARRVRNLEHAQELKQQLQELGSVTLTAKVSKQGKLFGSITPADVVAAVRKAGGPNLDKRSVDLRGHIKALGKHGVDVRLHPDVKASVDVQVAAAD; this is encoded by the coding sequence GTGAAGATCATTCTGACTGCGGACGTGACCGGCCTGGGCGAGTCGGGTGACATCGTCGAGGTCCGGGACGGCTACGGCCGCAACTACCTGCTGCCGCGCAACCTGGCGATCGTCGCCACCAAGGGCGCGCAGAAGCAGGTCGAGACCATCCGCCGCACCCAGGAGGCGCGCCGGGTCCGGAACCTGGAGCACGCCCAGGAGCTCAAGCAGCAGCTGCAGGAGCTCGGCTCGGTGACGCTGACCGCGAAGGTGTCCAAGCAGGGCAAGCTGTTCGGTTCGATCACCCCGGCCGACGTGGTCGCCGCGGTGCGCAAGGCCGGTGGCCCGAACCTGGACAAGCGCTCGGTGGACCTGCGCGGGCACATCAAGGCGCTGGGCAAGCACGGCGTCGACGTGCGGCTGCACCCCGACGTGAAGGCGTCGGTCGACGTGCAGGTCGCGGCCGCGGACTGA